In one Melaminivora jejuensis genomic region, the following are encoded:
- a CDS encoding RelA/SpoT family protein, whose protein sequence is MASFFSAALTSDPAASRPATPGPGEAEHLDAAEAARVTQASFAALLDKLDYLDEAQTEQVQHAFRYAEQAHQGQWRSSGEPYITHPIAVTALCAVWKLDVQALMAALLHDAMEDCGITKADLAERFGAPVAELVDGLTKLDKLQFNTREENQAESFRKMLLAMARDVRVILIKLADRTHNMRTLSDMPRSKWRRISSETLEVYAPIAHRLGLNQTYRELQDLSFRHLHPWRYETLSKAVARSRNRSREAVQKMQGEVDAAFVRAGLPARVSGREKTLYAIYQKMTEQHLSFAQVSDLYGFRVVVRSVLDCYTALGVLHQAFKPVPGKFKDHIAIAKLNGYQSLHTTLVGPAGLNVDFQLRTEEMHIVAEAGVAAHWLYKARRAEGENAERMDTQWLQSLLDIQNETRDAAEFWDHVKVDLFPDAVYVFTPRSQIMALPNGATVVDFAYAIHSDVGDRTVGARVNNEQVPLRTELKNGDVVEVVTTQGARPNPAWLGFVRTARARSKIRHYLKSMAQTESAGLGEKLLAQALRAEGIEQLPDIQAHAALWDRLLRSTGSRTQAELLTDIGLGRRIAGIIAKRLVGLLAESGQRPDAVLLSRERYAAHESVSQGAITLDGSESAPVQYASCCRPVPGDAIVGYLGKGEGLVVHHARCGVAQRLQRKDAERFIAVDWADEPARLFETGVNVTVNNGKGVLARIASELASSEADIVRVDMDDAMATTELRFVIAVRDLAHVEAVLRNLRRTSSVLRAWRVLPQVD, encoded by the coding sequence ATGGCTTCCTTTTTTTCTGCAGCATTGACCAGCGACCCAGCCGCCTCGCGCCCCGCTACGCCCGGCCCGGGGGAAGCGGAGCACCTGGATGCTGCAGAGGCGGCCAGAGTCACGCAGGCCAGCTTTGCCGCCCTGCTGGACAAGCTTGACTATCTGGACGAAGCGCAGACCGAGCAGGTGCAGCACGCCTTTCGCTATGCCGAGCAGGCCCACCAGGGCCAGTGGCGCAGCAGCGGCGAACCCTACATCACCCATCCAATCGCGGTCACTGCCCTGTGCGCGGTCTGGAAGCTCGATGTCCAGGCGCTCATGGCGGCGCTGCTGCACGATGCCATGGAGGACTGCGGCATCACCAAGGCCGATCTGGCCGAGCGCTTCGGCGCGCCGGTGGCCGAGCTGGTCGATGGCCTGACCAAGCTGGACAAGCTGCAGTTCAACACGCGCGAGGAAAACCAGGCCGAGTCGTTTCGCAAGATGCTGCTGGCCATGGCGCGCGATGTGCGCGTCATCCTGATCAAGCTGGCCGATCGCACGCACAACATGCGCACGCTGTCGGACATGCCGCGCTCCAAATGGCGGCGCATCTCGTCCGAGACGCTGGAGGTCTATGCCCCGATCGCCCATCGCCTGGGCCTGAACCAGACTTATCGCGAGCTGCAGGATCTGTCGTTTCGCCACCTGCACCCGTGGCGCTACGAAACCCTGTCCAAGGCAGTGGCGCGCAGCCGCAACCGCAGCCGCGAGGCGGTACAGAAGATGCAGGGCGAAGTCGATGCGGCCTTCGTGCGCGCTGGCCTGCCGGCGCGCGTGTCCGGGCGCGAGAAGACGCTCTACGCCATCTACCAGAAGATGACCGAGCAGCACCTGAGCTTTGCCCAGGTCAGCGACCTGTACGGCTTTCGCGTGGTGGTGCGTTCGGTGCTGGACTGCTACACGGCGCTGGGCGTGTTGCATCAGGCCTTCAAGCCGGTGCCGGGCAAGTTCAAGGATCACATCGCCATTGCCAAGCTCAATGGCTACCAGTCGCTGCACACCACGCTGGTCGGCCCGGCGGGCCTGAACGTGGACTTCCAACTCCGCACCGAGGAGATGCACATCGTCGCCGAGGCTGGCGTGGCCGCGCATTGGCTGTACAAGGCGCGCCGGGCCGAGGGCGAGAATGCCGAGCGCATGGACACGCAATGGCTGCAGTCGCTTCTGGACATACAGAACGAGACGCGCGACGCCGCCGAGTTCTGGGATCACGTCAAGGTCGATCTGTTTCCCGATGCGGTCTATGTCTTCACCCCGCGCAGCCAGATCATGGCGCTGCCCAATGGCGCCACGGTGGTGGATTTTGCCTATGCCATCCACAGCGACGTGGGCGACCGCACCGTGGGCGCGCGCGTCAACAACGAGCAGGTGCCGCTGCGCACCGAGCTGAAGAACGGCGACGTGGTCGAGGTGGTCACGACCCAGGGCGCGCGGCCCAACCCGGCCTGGCTGGGTTTTGTGCGCACAGCGCGGGCGCGCTCCAAGATTCGCCACTACCTCAAGAGCATGGCGCAGACCGAATCGGCCGGGCTGGGGGAAAAGCTGCTGGCCCAGGCGCTGCGCGCCGAAGGCATCGAACAGCTGCCCGACATACAGGCCCATGCGGCGTTGTGGGACAGGCTGCTGCGCAGCACCGGCAGCCGCACGCAAGCCGAACTGCTGACCGACATCGGCCTGGGCCGGCGCATCGCCGGCATCATTGCCAAGCGCCTGGTCGGCCTGCTAGCCGAAAGCGGCCAGCGTCCCGATGCCGTGCTGCTCAGCCGCGAGCGCTATGCCGCGCACGAGAGCGTCTCGCAGGGCGCCATCACGCTGGACGGCAGCGAGAGTGCGCCGGTGCAGTACGCTAGCTGCTGCCGGCCCGTGCCGGGAGACGCCATCGTCGGCTACCTGGGCAAAGGCGAGGGCCTGGTGGTGCATCACGCACGCTGCGGCGTGGCCCAGCGTCTGCAGCGCAAGGATGCCGAGCGCTTCATCGCCGTGGACTGGGCCGACGAGCCGGCGCGGCTGTTCGAGACCGGCGTCAACGTCACGGTGAACAACGGCAAGGGCGTACTGGCGCGCATCGCCTCGGAGCTGGCCAGCTCCGAGGCCGACATCGTGCGCGTGGACATGGACGACGCCATGGCCACCACCGAGCTGCGCTTCGTGATCGCCGTGCGCGACCTGGCACACGTCGAGGCGGTGCTGCGCAACCTGCGCCGCACCTCGTCGGTGCTGCGCGCCTGGCGCGTGCTGCCTCAGGTGGACTGA
- the rpoZ gene encoding DNA-directed RNA polymerase subunit omega, which translates to MARITVEDCLEQIPNRFQLVLAATYRARMLSQGHTPRIESRNKPAVTALREIAAGKVGLEMLKKVPG; encoded by the coding sequence ATGGCCCGCATTACCGTGGAAGACTGCCTGGAGCAGATCCCCAACCGTTTCCAGCTGGTGCTGGCTGCCACCTATCGCGCCCGCATGTTGAGCCAGGGCCATACGCCGCGCATCGAAAGCCGCAACAAGCCCGCCGTGACGGCGCTGCGCGAGATCGCCGCCGGCAAGGTCGGCCTGGAAATGCTCAAGAAGGTGCCCGGCTGA
- a CDS encoding YicC/YloC family endoribonuclease, with translation MTGYASVQRTVLAPQGAPGHEGYRLGLELRSVNSRFLDLTLRLSEELRTHEPALRTLLTGAMKRGKVELRAFVDSADAAALAQPSQQMLQRLAAVQQTVQAQLPTARPLSVADVLRLSAGASADPQDWGPQLLELARQALAEFLAARQREGERLAESLRERLTGLRTLAAQAGPLIPLLAQQQRQRFMERWREAMQLAEGAAVPEAAQERALTEATAFAIRIDVAEELTRLVAHVDEIGQLLDKGGEVGKRLDFLIQELHREANTLGSKSATMELTRISVDMKVLIEQMREQVQNLE, from the coding sequence ATGACCGGTTACGCCAGCGTGCAGCGCACGGTGCTGGCGCCGCAGGGCGCGCCGGGACACGAAGGGTACCGGCTGGGGCTGGAATTGCGCTCGGTCAACAGCCGTTTCCTGGACTTGACGCTGCGCCTGTCCGAGGAGCTGCGCACGCACGAGCCGGCCCTGCGCACGCTGCTCACGGGCGCCATGAAGCGCGGCAAGGTCGAACTGCGCGCCTTCGTGGACAGTGCGGACGCCGCCGCCCTGGCCCAGCCGTCGCAGCAGATGCTGCAGCGCCTGGCGGCGGTGCAGCAGACCGTGCAGGCACAACTGCCGACCGCCCGGCCGCTGAGTGTGGCCGACGTGCTGCGCCTGAGCGCCGGCGCCAGCGCCGATCCGCAAGACTGGGGCCCGCAGCTGCTGGAGCTGGCGCGTCAGGCGCTGGCCGAGTTCCTGGCGGCGCGCCAGCGCGAGGGCGAGCGCCTGGCCGAGTCGCTGCGCGAGCGCCTGACCGGGCTGCGCACGCTGGCCGCCCAGGCTGGCCCGCTCATCCCGCTGCTGGCCCAGCAGCAGCGCCAGCGCTTCATGGAGCGCTGGCGCGAGGCCATGCAGCTAGCCGAGGGCGCCGCCGTGCCCGAGGCGGCGCAGGAGCGCGCCCTGACCGAGGCCACGGCGTTCGCCATCCGCATCGACGTGGCCGAGGAGCTGACCCGGCTGGTCGCCCACGTGGACGAGATCGGCCAGCTGCTGGACAAGGGCGGCGAGGTCGGCAAGCGCCTGGATTTTCTGATCCAGGAGCTGCACCGCGAGGCCAACACCCTGGGCTCCAAGTCCGCCACCATGGAACTCACACGCATTAGTGTGGATATGAAGGTGCTGATCGAGCAGATGCGCGAGCAGGTGCAAAACCTCGAATGA
- a CDS encoding serine/threonine protein kinase yields the protein MSKVKPAPLPPGTQIGGYRIVRRLASGGFGVVYLALDPEGQQVAIKEYIPASLATREAGELLPRVAPEKLSLYRLGLKSFFEEGRSLAQISHASVVSVYNFFRENETVYMVMNYLEGATLQDFIITARDLKTQKIFRESTIRSLFDEVLRGLRIVHQHKMLHLDIKPANIFITDDNKAVMIDFGAAREVLSKEGNFIRPMYTPGFAAPEMYRRDTQMGPWTDIYAIGACIYACMAGFPPPEAPQRQDKDRLSTALAKLRGVYSDNLIEVVEWCMALDPMTRPQSVFTLQKELSREGERRYTKLSVAEKMRLQLDTLVSDTRKSINRGGDAGAAAARPK from the coding sequence ATGTCAAAAGTCAAACCGGCTCCCCTGCCTCCGGGCACCCAGATCGGCGGCTACCGCATCGTGCGCCGCCTGGCCTCGGGCGGCTTTGGCGTCGTCTATCTGGCGCTCGACCCCGAGGGCCAGCAAGTCGCCATCAAGGAATACATCCCGGCCTCGCTGGCCACACGCGAGGCCGGCGAGCTGCTGCCTCGGGTGGCACCGGAAAAACTCTCGCTGTACCGCCTGGGCCTCAAGAGCTTCTTCGAGGAAGGCCGCTCGCTGGCGCAGATCTCGCACGCCTCGGTGGTCAGCGTCTACAACTTTTTCCGCGAGAACGAGACCGTCTATATGGTGATGAACTACCTGGAGGGCGCCACGCTGCAGGACTTCATCATCACCGCACGCGACCTCAAGACGCAGAAGATCTTTCGCGAGTCCACCATCCGCTCGCTGTTCGACGAGGTGCTGCGCGGCCTGCGCATCGTGCATCAGCACAAGATGCTGCACCTGGACATCAAGCCGGCCAACATCTTCATCACCGACGACAACAAGGCCGTGATGATCGACTTCGGCGCTGCGCGCGAAGTGCTGTCCAAGGAAGGCAACTTCATCCGCCCGATGTACACGCCCGGCTTTGCCGCACCCGAGATGTACCGGCGCGACACGCAGATGGGGCCGTGGACGGACATCTACGCCATCGGCGCCTGCATCTATGCCTGCATGGCCGGCTTTCCTCCGCCCGAGGCGCCGCAACGCCAGGACAAGGACAGGTTGAGCACCGCCCTGGCCAAGCTGCGCGGGGTCTATTCGGACAACCTGATCGAAGTCGTCGAATGGTGCATGGCGCTCGACCCGATGACGCGCCCGCAGTCGGTCTTCACGCTGCAAAAGGAGCTTTCGCGCGAAGGCGAGCGCCGCTACACCAAGCTGTCGGTGGCGGAGAAGATGCGCCTGCAGCTCGACACCCTGGTGAGCGACACCAGAAAGAGCATCAACCGCGGTGGTGACGCTGGCGCCGCTGCCGCAAGGCCCAAATGA
- a CDS encoding PP2C family protein-serine/threonine phosphatase yields the protein MKFSVFQISRRGGREKNEDRMGYCYTRAACLFVLADGMGGHPQGELAAQIAVQTVSALFQRQARPALADVQAFLSSALLAAHQQILRHGNQHGLLDSPRTTLVLAVVQDGIARWIHCGDSRLYLVRHGEVRVRTRDHSYIELRNAAIPGLERVNRNVLFTCLGSPTRPLFDISSPMALEQGDRLLLCSDGLWSALDDTTIARQLGHSPVAQAVPELVEQALRRAGPSSDNVTAVAMEWETPSAFESTLGISTEEFGDDEFSSTIQCGPLDGLADDLDDEAIERSIAEINEAIRRSAARRAS from the coding sequence ATGAAGTTCTCCGTCTTCCAGATCAGCCGCCGCGGCGGGCGTGAAAAGAACGAAGACCGCATGGGCTACTGCTATACGCGCGCCGCCTGCCTGTTCGTGCTGGCCGACGGCATGGGCGGGCACCCACAGGGCGAGCTGGCCGCGCAGATCGCCGTGCAGACGGTCTCGGCGCTGTTCCAGCGCCAGGCCCGGCCGGCGCTGGCCGACGTGCAGGCCTTTCTGTCCTCGGCGCTGCTGGCCGCGCACCAGCAAATCCTGCGCCACGGCAACCAGCACGGGCTGCTGGACTCGCCGCGCACCACGCTGGTGCTGGCCGTGGTGCAGGACGGCATCGCGCGCTGGATCCACTGCGGCGACTCGCGCCTGTACCTGGTGCGCCACGGCGAGGTGCGCGTGCGCACCCGCGACCACTCCTACATCGAACTGCGCAACGCCGCCATCCCGGGACTGGAGCGCGTCAACCGCAACGTGCTGTTCACCTGCCTGGGCTCGCCCACGCGCCCGCTGTTCGACATCTCCAGCCCGATGGCGCTGGAGCAGGGCGACCGGCTGCTGCTGTGCTCGGACGGCCTGTGGAGCGCGCTCGACGACACCACCATCGCCCGGCAGCTGGGCCATAGCCCGGTGGCCCAGGCCGTGCCCGAACTGGTCGAGCAGGCGCTGCGCCGCGCCGGCCCGAGCAGCGACAACGTCACCGCCGTGGCCATGGAGTGGGAAACCCCCAGCGCCTTCGAGTCCACCCTGGGCATCTCCACCGAAGAATTCGGCGACGACGAGTTCTCCTCGACCATCCAGTGCGGGCCGCTCGATGGCCTGGCCGATGACCTGGACGACGAGGCTATCGAGCGCTCCATCGCCGAGATCAACGAAGCCATCCGCCGCTCGGCAGCGCGCCGGGCTTCGTGA
- the rph gene encoding ribonuclease PH: protein MTPAPAPFARSAGRAADALRAVRLTRGYTLHAEGSVLVEFGRTRVLCTASVEEKVPPHRRGSGGGWVTAEYGMLPRATHARSDREAARGKQSGRTQEIQRLIGRSLRAVFDLQALGERTITLDCDVLQADGGTRTAAITGAWVAAHDAVSALLAAGKLAASPITDAVAAVSVGMVQGAALLDLDYPEDVACDTDMNVVMTGAGHYVEVQGTAEGAAFARRELDALLNLAEGGITQLVALQRQALVEKLLI, encoded by the coding sequence ATGACCCCTGCCCCAGCTCCCTTTGCGCGCAGCGCCGGTCGCGCCGCCGATGCCCTGCGCGCCGTGCGCCTGACACGCGGCTACACCCTGCACGCCGAAGGTTCGGTGCTGGTCGAATTCGGTCGCACGCGCGTGCTGTGTACCGCCTCGGTCGAAGAAAAGGTACCGCCGCACCGCCGGGGCAGCGGCGGCGGCTGGGTCACCGCCGAATACGGCATGTTGCCGCGCGCCACGCACGCGCGCAGCGACCGCGAGGCCGCACGCGGCAAGCAAAGCGGGCGCACGCAGGAGATCCAGCGCCTGATCGGGCGCAGTCTGCGCGCCGTGTTCGATCTGCAGGCCCTGGGCGAGCGCACCATCACCCTGGACTGCGACGTGCTGCAGGCCGACGGCGGCACGCGCACCGCTGCCATCACCGGCGCCTGGGTCGCGGCACATGACGCCGTGAGCGCGCTGCTGGCCGCCGGCAAGCTGGCCGCCTCGCCCATCACCGACGCCGTGGCCGCCGTCTCCGTAGGCATGGTGCAGGGCGCGGCGCTGCTCGATCTGGACTACCCCGAGGACGTGGCCTGCGATACCGACATGAACGTGGTGATGACCGGCGCCGGGCACTACGTGGAAGTGCAAGGCACGGCCGAGGGCGCCGCCTTTGCCCGCCGCGAACTCGATGCGCTGCTGAACCTGGCCGAGGGCGGCATCACCCAATTGGTCGCACTGCAGCGCCAGGCACTCGTTGAAAAACTACTAATTTGA
- the rdgB gene encoding RdgB/HAM1 family non-canonical purine NTP pyrophosphatase: MQLVLASNNRGKLAELQQLLAPLGVQLIAQAELGVGEAEEPFHTFVENALAKARFAAAHTGLPALADDAGLCVHAFGGLPGVQTAHYATQFGYTKGDANNVRALLEQMAGIDDRRAAMVSTLVAVRSPADPEPLIAVGRVAGSIARAPRGAGGFGFDPIMELPALGRTFAELPAEQKNALSHRGRATRQMLELMRENWF, encoded by the coding sequence ATGCAACTGGTACTCGCCTCCAACAACCGCGGCAAGCTCGCCGAGCTGCAGCAGCTGCTGGCTCCGCTGGGCGTGCAGCTCATCGCCCAGGCCGAGCTGGGCGTGGGCGAGGCCGAGGAGCCGTTTCACACCTTCGTCGAGAACGCCCTGGCCAAGGCGCGCTTTGCCGCCGCCCACACCGGCCTGCCGGCACTGGCCGACGACGCTGGCCTGTGCGTACACGCCTTCGGCGGCCTGCCCGGCGTGCAGACCGCCCACTACGCCACGCAGTTCGGCTACACCAAGGGCGATGCCAACAACGTGCGCGCGCTGCTGGAGCAGATGGCCGGCATCGACGACCGCCGCGCCGCCATGGTCAGCACCCTGGTGGCCGTGCGTAGCCCCGCCGATCCCGAGCCTTTGATCGCCGTAGGCCGCGTGGCCGGCAGCATTGCGCGCGCGCCGCGCGGCGCCGGCGGCTTCGGCTTCGACCCCATCATGGAGCTGCCCGCGCTGGGCCGCACCTTCGCCGAGCTGCCCGCCGAGCAGAAGAACGCCCTGAGCCACCGTGGCCGCGCCACGCGCCAGATGCTGGAGCTGATGCGCGAGAACTGGTTCTGA